In Thunnus thynnus chromosome 4, fThuThy2.1, whole genome shotgun sequence, the DNA window CTCCCAAAGAAAGGAGGAACACATCCTGGCTCGTCTCCTCCGCTGCTCAAGTTTACAGAAACACACCCTGTCGCTGGGCCTCGTACCCAGCACCAACGACTCCAATTGTGTTCTGTTAACAACCTGCAGcttgaaaatacataaaactatGAAGATGAGGATTGACTTCAGAGGGAACCTGCCTGCTCTTCTTCCCCTGGAGATTGGCTCCTTCATTGTGAACACAGCTGAGACTTTCACCTTCCTCCGACAAGATCATCTCCTGCCTAATCAACACGCGACTGGCAGCAGATGTTCTTCCTCGAGCCAAATGAGGAGGATCAATGTCAAAAACCGATCCCAGCCCACTTTTGAAGATCAATAATCAAAAGAAATGTCACATCCTTCGATGCCGTTTGGTACAACCTTGCTCCAAGCTATAACATGTTTACCCCTTTCTGAGACAATCATTTACTGTCAGCTGACACTCATCTCTGCCCACTGAGGCGACCATCTGGTCCTAAAACTTTCCCCAGGGAGACAAGAGCAGTCCAGTAAGACCAGTTCACCCATCAACTAGACTAGTCTAGTCTTCAGTGCCTACAAACGATCTCGCCATCATTACCATCCAAAATGAGGATGTGAAACTGTCACTATTTATTACTGAAATCATGATTCATGATGTTCAGTCAGGTCAACAAAGTGACAACATCTCTGCAGCATAAATTGTATGTAAACATCATGATAGTGCAAACAATAACGCAAttacaatacattttcaatCGGGAATATACAATATGTCCTTAACAAAGCTCAGGCATAACATAAAACTGTAAGATGTTATGACCCAACACCAATAATGTTGATGTAGCAAAGGTCTCTTGTGCCTCATTTGTGTCTAGACTGGAATAGGTCATTATAATGACATGATAATTACCTCAATCTAGCATTTATTACACTATTGACTGAACAACACAGAAATTCATTGCACGTAATGAGTGTTTTAAGACTGTTTCTGTACTTTGATGGTCAGACATTTATAAAATTAGATATGTTTTATGTGATCTAAGTCAGATGTTACGTGTTGATAAAATAACATGTCTAACTGAGTCTGAACAGATATCATCAATATGAGCATGGAGGCCTTTTAACTTTGGATCTTGTTCTTTACATGTGTTGCCACATCCTGCCTCTAGATGCTGATGCAGgacttaaaatattttaaagtatattATCAATATACAACAAACCATGTAACATGTTGCGCCTCGAAACATTttagatttacatttattttctttatatatatGCAGGACAGAGTCATATCAAAGTGGAGTAGATtcaaggataagttcacaattttcacaccctgtcctaaaacaacagtcaggagcccaaatgaacagtgaaacaggtttttcttgctgttatcattcctcctgttcatactgaccattagaagatctcttcacgATGCATgatacaatgtaaatgatgggggacaaaatccacaagcttccttctgtacaaaaatgtatttaaaagtttatttgaagctaatatgaagcttcagtcgtcaaaattagtcatatcaagtagatatctttcaacgttacagtctttttagagcgaaattctctctttttgttactatactgaACAGGGGAACACTGTCtgatgagacacaaagagggattcttcactaaaaagactataactgtagaagatatccacttgatttgactaactcagactgctgaagcctcatataagcttcaaataaacttttatatacatttttctcaaaatgaggactgtggatgttgtcccccatcacttgcaTATTAAGTACATTTGGggaggatcttctaatggtcagtatgaacaagaggaacgattacagcaagaagaCCATGtgtcattgttcatttgggcagctgactgttgttttaaagcagacatgaaaaattatcaacctatcctttaaggacAAAATCTCAGCCTGAAAAAATAGTGTCGGCCTGTTTTCAATTAATCAGCTTGGTCATTGTAAAGTTTTCTGTTTCCTGGTCTTTCACACTCCTGCCACCAGCTGTCAGAggcacaacaacaataatgggtttctaatttaatcatttaaccATCATAGTCTCCCTTAACACACGCCTGATCCAGCCGCAGGGTAACTGACCAACAGGCTTCTCCTGTCTTTTCTCAAGCTACTCAATTAGTTCTCATGTGGAGTCAACAGTGGATGAAACACGACTCCTCTCTGAGTGGTTAAGTCGTGTGTTTACTAAATGCTCTGAGATGGGAAGATAACCTTCATTCCAGGAGAAACATTTTGACTGAAACCTTTCAATTTATGTCAAGTCAAGTTGGTTATTTTGACATTTGCAGTAAAACGAATCAGATTTGCTAAGAAgtcattaaaacagaaacaaaggagAGACATGatataagaaaaacagattaGATAGAAATCTGcttaaattgtgaaaaaaaataagggACAAAATGGCTGCCCTGCTGCAGTGTTTATCCGTAGTTTCGTTCCACTAACTTCTGCGCCATCCTCATAATCTTTCATCACCTTTACACCACAGCTTCTCTGGTTATTGTCCTAAAAACAAGCTGATCAAAGTCATTTTAGCATGCTTTCAGTTTCCTCTCTGAAATGTGGTTTGCAGAGTTGATCTCGTGGTTCAGTATTCTTTGCCGTCATGCAGTGTTTAACATTGAGTAGCTTTCGTCAGTGTGATGTTCAGGAATTGAAACCTACGCTAAGGAGGCAGTTTTTGATGCTGATGCCCAATTTGTAAAAGGGCCTCTGTGGAATCGAGCAAAATGTAGACTGGCAAAACAATAGAAAGATGTGAAATTATCTGGGTAGCCAATGTGTACCTAAACTAAACAATACAAATCAAGAAATAACCAAATAAATCATCCATGAAACATGTGGTTGAGCAGTTGTCACAAATTACAGTCACTGTGATGTAGCATAAGTCATGATGCTCTGTCATAACCAGGAATTAGTTGGACCCAGATGGACTAGATGCTGTTTTCTGAACAACAAAAAGTTTTCTTTAAACTGCTCTCATTCAcaatttatataataaaatgctcTGCTATGCCTTCCTTATCTGAGCAACAGGGCTTATATTTACTATGAGTTATGATCTATGACAGTGACTTCAAATCACCTGGAAATTCACCtttcaacacagacacagacatactTTTTATACTATCTCTGCAATATAAACTCTTtcaattcatattttatatcagCATCTTTATCTATGTCTGCTGTTGCTCATAGAGTAAAAATatagacaataaaaacaatacttttAGAGCCACAATGTAAGAGTGAAAATTATGACTCCTGCATTCAGAGCAAAAGCAAATTTAACTGTGATTCAATCattacagtcacacacacacctggagcTCAACATACTATAAAAACATTCCTCTCTCTCAGTGACCACCTGACCAACACTCACTGTGTTACCTCTGTGACTACTGCAAATACATAGTACACCATAGCAACTATGCTGGACTCCCTAGCAACCacccagaatcatccaaaacaCTTCAGCAAGGACACACAGTTGCAATACCTGCGAGCCCCCCCTACCCCTACCAATGACCATATCATCCAAGAAACCACCAAGACTTAAGCAACTACTTAACAACCAGCTATCAAACTTATAGCGACCACACCGAACATCTTAGAGACCACTTACTGTAACATCCACCTTCTAAGACTATGCAACCACCTAGCATTATCTTAATAACTGTGTACCAACACCTGGATATCACTATCGCATGTCATTAGCGATACAGATTTAGAATTTTTGATCaggcagcaaacacacacattttctccagaaCTTAAATGTTCTCTAACTTGATCCAAACTCTCTTGTATTGTATTAGTGGGCTGGGGTCACACACTCAAACTAATAGTGATAAATGAGGGCCAAACACCTGACAGTGGCTGTTTCATGACAGTTAGTACTTGTGAAAAGGCAAAGTGACAGAGGATTGTTTTTATATCCTGAAATTAGTATTATTTATATGTGCAAACTGTGACTGTGACCAATTAATCTTCATTCTTTAACTCCCTGTATTCTTGTATATCTCTTGCCATGTTAAAGTGTTACTCAACTTTATTGGatcaggtgtttgtgtgtgcatctgtaaATCAGAGGGGAGGTGAAGGAGATAAACTTGAATCAAGGCAGAAATCAGGCACGGTGGATGAGGAAAGTGGGTTAAAAtggtgaagttttttttttttaacaaaaaggaACAGTTAAAAGTCCCTGACCACTTAAAATGACACAGAATGGAGGACCGAAGTTGTGAAAtcctttgtggtgaaggaacttTTGATTTAGTTAAACAACTAAAACAAGAACCTTTCACACTCAAACAATAGAGTCCTTTTCTGAAAGTTGCACTCGACAAGTGAGGAGCAaattgtacgtgtgtgtgtgtgtgtgtgtgtgtgtgtgtgtgtgtgtgtgtgtgtgtgtgtgtgtgtgtgtgtgtgtgcgcgtgtgcggtgtgtgtctgtgtgtgtatacgaGTGCgcacgtgtgtgcatgtgaccCCCCCACATGTCTAACAATCACCCTGACTGACGCATACCACCCTTTCTCtcctcaaataaaaacagagtaaaaggaaaagagaaatcATCCACTGTTGAAGTACTTTACGAGATCCTCCTTTAAACAGAAAAAGGACTAAGTATCCATGGGAATCTTAGCACGTTAGGGAGGCCTTTCTCCCTTCCTCTCATCCGCTCTCCCCCGCTGCACCCATGGACCAATGCAATTGTTTATTTTCTCCTATTGAGGCTGCTCCATTCACTGGCTCTCACATTTACTCTGCTCAATTGGAGTGAGACAGCACTTATTCGAGGAGAGGAATGTAGCGTTCCACTGACAGAGCAGCAAGAATGcagaagaaataattaaaactttttaaaggaaaaggtACAGCTGAGCACGAGGGAGAACGATGTCAAACCCCAACAATGAGGACTGACAGGATTTTCTGGCGTGATGAGTATATCCACACATCACCTTGACACTACAAAGTAAAGGAGTGTTTGAATAAAGCACAATGTTAGAAAAGTGGAGCAGGGATCCTATAAGGAGGTCATTCATTCCCCGTGCTTTCTTAACTGAAACTCCCCGCAGAACAATGAGGCGTTCTCCGGCCTCTGCAGCCGGCTCTTGTAAGATGTAGCCTGTCCTCCAACCTCACTCTTGCCCGGCCCCAGCACAATAGCTGCAAGCTGGACCTCAGAGTTAATTTCTCCTGAGGTCTATTCTGCGGTGAGGAGGTAGTCGTAATGACAGTTTCCTTCTTTATAACAATGGCCGTGTCTGCCAAAGCCTTCTCTGTCCTGTCAAACTCTATTATCTGTCACCGAAGGAGGATCTGCTCGGATCATGCCGATGAGCAGGGGTCAATGCTACATTAAAAATCTGATGTAAGCTCTGACGTCACCAGTGTAGTATTTGGTGAAGCTGCTGATGCACAGTGTGGCAGTGTCGAGCAGGTTGCTACAGCTTGGTTTCTGTGATGGTCATGGGTTTTTACAGTATGCGCCATGCAgctgatgaagaaaaacaacttcatcTGCATATCATGTTATGACTAACACCTGCTGCTGACTCAACATACTGAAGCTATAATATGGTGAATGAAACATAATTTTGCTTGCCTTGTTCTTTTCAGGATTTAGCTACCTGACAGCAAGTTGACAAGatagtcaagtcaaatttttgtttatgtagcccTAAATCATGAATCATAAATTTGCCTCAAAAAGGCTTTACAACCTCTACAACATATGAAACCCTCTAACCTCAATCAGTTCAGATAAGACAAAACTTCCCCCAAAAAACTTtaagagggaaaaagaaaagaaggaaacctcacacagacaaacagaggagGGATACTGCTTCCAGGACTGACAAACATGAAATAGATGAGTgaaaaaattgtaaaatcaaaCTATTGAGAAACAGAATTACACAGCTGAGTAGATAAATAAGCTTTAATTCATTGTGCACAACAGAAAGAAGtaatttagggctgcaactaatacattttttcttcatcaatcaatctgctgattattttcttgattaatcatttatgaaatgttaaaagaatGGTGAAAAAATTATTACATTCATGATTTCTTAGAGGCCACAGTGATGTTTTcaatttccttgttttttttctgactaaCAGTAGAATATCTGAAGTAAACAGAACCTTCAGATATTCAATTCACAGTCacacatgacaaagaaaaacaagcatttgagaggctggaaccagaaatcaactaatcgatttatcattgcagctctaatttaaTTAATGGCTCTAATCTCACTTTCTCTGATACACTGCAGCTTGGCCTCTACAAATAGTAATAAAGTGGATTTGTAACTGAGAGGTCACCAGTTCAAATCTTCAGTCTGACAGGTGAAACTGAGTAAATACAAGGACAAAATACTTTAAATCCAAAAAGGGAAGAAGACTGTGGTTGTCGCTCCATAATCAGCTCCCAGGTGTCAGTGAGAAGAGAACATGGctgaaaaagacatttcacaTATTTGCGTATTTTAAATCTTTAGTTATTGAAGTGAAAACAATTCACTACCTCACTCCGTGacatgggttagggttagggacgTCCTAACACAAGACTGCATCACTGAGGCCAAAACTCACTTAACATTTCCTTTTCTTAGCAAATTCTGCAGCttcaaaacatactgtatgagatGCAGAGGGAAAGGTGAACAGTCAATCAAAGGCTGTTAAAACTGAATTTGTAAGACAACACGGTGAGACACAGTTATAAAGAGTTTATAAATGGAGTGGATCTGacagctgcacaaaaaaaatcagatttcatAACTCGGCCTCCTCCTGCCTGACTGGAACtagaaacatgttttcactAATGAGAGGGGAATTCTCAGCGAAGCAAACAATTTCTTTTGCAGAAGATCGGTGACATTTGctgcacaaccagttagcctgaATTTATGCAGGAGGGCACCACATGTATAACAGAAGTAAATCTTACCTGCCCCCTACTGGTCAGATACATCTAATACACCCTGAAACTAGAAAAGGACTCTTAAACACTGTGCAGCAACATGAGACAGAAATCTGCGCTCTTCTatgtttaaaatgcaaatgtgagCATTCATGTGTGAGCAAATATCTACAGTGTAgcagtatgcacacacacacacacacacacacccatacccACCCATACCCACACAtacccacccacacacccagctaaacatacacacacacacacacacacacacacacacacacacacacacacacaaacacacttgtgtCGTGTGACAAATTTTAGCATTTAAAGTCTTTTTCAACAAGAAATCTATAATTTATGatattatgatatgatatagGTGAAAAAAAGATATTGTATTGTCTTCCCATTAGCCATCATATGGACTGTTGTACCCATAATAATGCCATGATGCATTGTAAAATAAGAGATGTGATTGCTCATCAAGCTGTAAATTGTGacattatttcaaataaataaagaaatattcagtgtttattaCTCACATGAATTACACACAACAGGATATTGAAAGGGCATTATCACAGGCATCAGTCAAAGACAAAGGGAgggcagggaggaagagagagcagaAGTAGGatctctatttttctctgtggTTTTCACGCATAATATCAAGTAGCAGCATGTTGACATGGTTAGATCAACCTCCACCACCACAACACAACAGCTTCTCTGTAGAGCCTGCCAGTGATCTTTGCTCTCAGAATGGATGCCTACACCATTAAGTCATATGATGATGATTACTACTATTATGGGGAAAACAGCAGTGCAACAGGTGACTTTAATTTCTCTGTGGATTGTCCAGACTCAAACCTTCATGGCACCAACGTCTTTCTGCCCACGATGTATTACCTCATATTTTTCACAGGCTTTTTGGGCAACCTTTTTGTTATCTCAATCGTGGGAAGCAAAGGGAGAAGAGGTGGGCGACTAGTAGACACATTTGTCATCAACCTAGCCCTGGCTGACCTGATCTTCGTCCTCACGCTGCCACTGTGGGCCGTCTCTGCCAGCCAGAACGGCCACTGGAACTTTGGGAAATTTGGGGACATGCTGTGCAGGCTGAGCAGCTACATTATCGCTGTGAATCGCTTCTCCAACATCTCCTTTCTTACCTGCATGAGTGTTGATCGTTACCTTGCTGTGGTGAAATTGCTGGATTCAAGATACCTCAGAACTAGTGGGTGCATTCGTGTCACGTGTGCTGTAGTCTGGTTCAGCTCCATGTTGCTTGGCATCCCATCCATGTTGTACCGAAGAGTGGCGGAGACCAGCGATGGACTCTACTGTCTGGAAGATAACAGCTCACTTTTGTTTCTTGGCCTGAGCTTGACCATGGTGGTACTCACCTTTATCTTTCCAGTGTTAATCATCATGCTCTGCTACGGCACCATCATCATGCACCTGAACAAGCACTGTGTTGCTGCTGCAAATCCTCGAGCGGAGGCCCGGCGCAGACACTCCCTCAAGATGGTCCTTTCCATTATAGTGGCCTTTGTGGTGTCCTGGCTCCCCTTCAACATCTTCAAAGCCATTATAATTGGCTCGCAGCTCTCAAATGCTAATCTGAGTTGTGATACTCAGTTGTGGCATAAAAACGGGCTCCTCATCTCATGCTGCCTGGCCTTCCTCAACAGCTGTGTCAATCCAGCCATCTACTTTTTCCTGGACCGTCAATTCAGACGACGGGCCGAGATCCTGTGCAAGTTCTGCATAGGAAATCCAAAGGTGCGGCACAGCCTCAACTCCTCTGCTTCATTCACCAACAATGGCACTTCAGAGAGCTTCGGAACAGGTGGTGGGAGAACTCAGCTTCAGCTGTTGGAGTAGAAGGTCTGATAGGAGACAGATTCTAATCTTTGAAGGTATTAAAGTTGTTTTATCATCTTGTAAGATTGGTAATGTgtgaaaaactgttaaaatcatCCTGATAATGAGAGACTTTAGATCAGTGTCATGTTAAAATCATTATATAGGAAAAATTGATACACATATCTGAATTTCTGAATACCGTTTGTAGatgaattactgtatttttttcttaaaataaatctGTATTCAGTAAGAATTAATtagtacaaaaatatattttttgtgatgtatttcctttatttctcattttcaacAAGTATTGAACATGCTGTTTATATTGCTTACACAGCAC includes these proteins:
- the gpr25 gene encoding probable G-protein coupled receptor 25, encoding MDAYTIKSYDDDYYYYGENSSATGDFNFSVDCPDSNLHGTNVFLPTMYYLIFFTGFLGNLFVISIVGSKGRRGGRLVDTFVINLALADLIFVLTLPLWAVSASQNGHWNFGKFGDMLCRLSSYIIAVNRFSNISFLTCMSVDRYLAVVKLLDSRYLRTSGCIRVTCAVVWFSSMLLGIPSMLYRRVAETSDGLYCLEDNSSLLFLGLSLTMVVLTFIFPVLIIMLCYGTIIMHLNKHCVAAANPRAEARRRHSLKMVLSIIVAFVVSWLPFNIFKAIIIGSQLSNANLSCDTQLWHKNGLLISCCLAFLNSCVNPAIYFFLDRQFRRRAEILCKFCIGNPKVRHSLNSSASFTNNGTSESFGTGGGRTQLQLLE